The Nocardioides marmorisolisilvae genomic interval CGTGGTCGGCGCCGGCCCGACCGGCGTCGAGATGGCCGGTCAGATCGCCGAGCTGTCCCGCCAGACGCTCAAGCGTGACTTCCGTTCGATCAACACCCGCAAGGCCCGAGTCATCCTGCTCGACGCCGCCGGTCAGGTGCTCCCGCCGTTCGGGGCGAAGCTCGGACTGAGCACCAAGAAGGCGCTGGAGAACCTCGGCATCGAGGTCCAGCTCGGCGCGATGGTGGTCGACCTCGACGAGCGCGGCATCGTCGTGCAGGACAAGAACGGCGAGAAGCGCCGGATCGAGGCGGTCACCAAGATCTGGGCCGCCGGGGTGCAGGCGAACCCGCTGACCCACACGCTGGCCGAGCAGACCGGCGCCAGCCTGGACCGGGCCGGGCGGATCGGTGTGAACTCCGACCTCACCCTCCCCGGGCACCCTGAGGTGTTCGTCGTCGGCGACATGATCTCGCTGGACCACCTCCCCGGCGTGGCGCAGGTCGCCATCCAGGGCGCGAAGTACGCCGCCAAGCAGATCGACCATCGGATCCGGGGCAAGGCACCCCAGGGGCCGTTCCGGTACTTCGACAAGGGCAGCATGGCCACAATCTCGCGCTTCCGCGCGGTCGCCCTCGTCGGCAACCTGCGCCTCACCGGGCTGGCTGCCTGGCTGATGTGGCTGGGCGTGCACCTGTTCTACATCACCGGCTTCAAGAACCAGGTGACCGCGTTGCTGCACTGGTTCGTCACGTTCTTGAGCAACGACCGATCCGAGCGCACCGCGACCGAGCAGCAGATCTTCGCCCGGCTCGCGCTCGAGCGGGTCGCCGGCGGCACCACCGAGTTCGTCAGCGCGCCGGGCGAGTTCCCGACCCGCGAGGAGCTCGAGGACATCGCCGCCGAAGAGGCCCGGCTCACCGATGCCCGCGAGCGCGGACGCGCCCAGGTCTGACGGCGTTGACCAGGAGCGGGCAGGGGCCCGATGTTCGGACGTGACCCGCGGGAGATCCTGGCCATCTTCGTCGGCGGTGCGGTCGGTGCGCTCGCACGTGGCCTGCTCGCCGAGGCGGTTCCCGCCCACCCCGGGGAGTGGCCGTGGGCGACGTTCGTGGCCAACGTGGTCGCGGCGTTCCTGCTCGGCTACTTCACCACCCGGCTGCTCGAGCGGCTGCCCGTCTCGACCTACCGGCGGCCGTTCCTCGGCACCGGGATCTGTGGGGGCCTGAGCACGTTCTCGACCATGCAGGTCGAGTTGGTCCGGATGCTCCAGGCCGGCGCCTGGGCGGTCGGGCTCGGCTACCTGCTGGCGAGCCTGGTCTGCGGGCTGCTCGCCATGCACCTGGCCACCGGCCTGGTACGACGGGTAGCGCTGCGGTGAGCGTCGTGCTGGTCTGGGCCGGAGTGATGCTCTGCGGGGGCGTCGGCGCGGTGCTGCGGTTCACGGTCGACGGCGAGATCACCCGGCGCGCCGTACGCCGGCTGCCGGTGGGGACCCTGCTGGTCAACCTCAGTGGCGCCGTACTGCTCGGCCTGGTGGACGGTCTGGTGCTGGACCGGGACGCTGCCCTGCTCGTCGGGACTGGGATCATCGGGTCCTACACGACGTTCAGCACCTGGATGTACGAGACCCACCGGCTGGCCGAGGAGCGCCAGCTTCCGGTCGCGATCACCAACGTCGTGCTCAGCGTGGTGGCCGGCGTGGCGGCTGCCGCGCTGGGACTCTGGATCGGAGGTGGCCTGTGACGCAGTCGGACATGCACGAGGCGCTGAAGGCCAGCTGGTGGTTCGGTGAGCGGACCCGGGTCGGCGGCCGCTTCTTCTCCGACGTACTCCTCGACGAGCTGGCTCGGCACGAGGTGGCGAGCAGCGTGCTGCTCCGCGCCACCGCAGGGTTCGGGCTCGCCCACCACCTGCGCGGCGACCAGCTGTTGACGATGTCCGAGGACCCCTCCGTCCTCGCGATCGCGGTCGACCGCGCCGAGCGGATGGAGGCGCTGCTGCCCGAGCTCGCCGACCTGCTTCCCCGGGGGATGCTGACCGTGGAGCGCGCCCGGCTCGCGGACCTGCTGCCCGACACGCTGCCGGGCGGCCTCGACGAGGCGATCAAGCTGACCGTCCATCTCGGCCGGCACGAGCGGATCGGCGACCGACGCGGGCACCTCGTCGTGTGCGACCTGCTGCATGCGCACGGCGTCGCCGGGGCGTCGGTGCTGCTCGGCGTCGACGGGACCAGCCGGGGGATCCGGGAGCGGGCCCGCTTCTGGGACCGCAACGTGGACGTGCCGGCGATGGTGGTCGCAGTGGGCGCGGGTGAGGACGTGGCCCGGGCCTTCGGGCAGTTGCGCGCCCTGCTCCCGGCGGCCACCATGACGGTCGAGCGGGTCCGGGTCTGCAAGCGCGACGGGGTCCTGCTGGCGCGGCCGCACCCGTTGCCCACCCACGATGCATCCGGGCTCGGCCTGTGGCAGAAGCTCAGCGTCTACACGTCCGAGTCGGACCAGCACGCGGGCCAGCCGATCCATCGGGCGCTGGTGCGCCGGCTGCGGTCCGGTGGGGCCCGAGGCGCGACGGCGGTCCGCGGCGTCTGGGGCTACCACGGCGACCACCGCCCGCACGGGGACCGGTTGCTGCAGTTGGGGCGCCGGGTGCCGGTCGTGACCTTCGTGGTCGACACCCCCGACCGCATCGAGGCGGCCTTCCAGGTCATCGACGAGGTCACCGGCGAGCGCGGGCTGGTCACCTCGGAGATGGTGCCGGCGCTGCGTTACTCCGGGCCGGGTACCGCGCTGGGCGGCGTCACGCGGGCACGGCACCGCTACTGACGTCGTACGACGGGCTCACTCGAACCGCGGCGGCGCGGACTCATGGCGCTGCAATGCCTCCCGGGCCCATCGAGGCAGGATGAAGACCCCCTCGGCCTCGACCGTGGTCTCGCCGTCGGCGTCGCGCATCACTCCGCGGACGAAGGTCTTCACGCCCTCGCGACGGTCGATCCACGCCTCCGCGGAGCATTTCCCCAGCGGCGTGTTCTTCCGGTAGCGCAGCGTCAGGGTGCCGGTCATCCCCGGAGTGCCCCCGTCGGCGGCGGCCTCGCCGAAGACCTGGTCGAGCACGAGCGCGATCACGCCGCCGTGCACCATCGTCGGCGGGCCCTCGTAGAGCGCGTTGAGCACGAACTCGCTGCGGGCCCGGCCGTCGCCGGTGCGCTCGATCTCCAGGGGTACGGCGACGGGGTTCCGCAGGCCCACCACCGCGTTGCCGTGCCCGCGGACAGTGCCACCGCTGGTGAGCTGGACCCCGAACGAGCCGGGGATCTGGGCGGCCCGCAGCCGTTCGGTCAGCGCCTCGATCTCGTGGCGGACCTGGTCGGCCGCCTCCGGGTCGATCGTGGTGCGCAGCGAGGCCTCGGCGAGCTCGCGGATGCTCTGGGCGAGTCCCCCGAAGACCTCGCGCTCGGCCTCGATCTCCTCGGTGGACATCTCCACGACGTCGTACCGGAACGGTGCAGTCATGACCGACACCCTAGAGACCCTGGTGGACCACCCCCGAGTGGTGCCCGCGATGATGGGCCCATGACGACACAGGCAGACCAGGGCGGCTTCCCCGGCGCGGAGGACCTCGCCGGCGCGTTCATCGAGCACCTCGGGCTGGAGTTCGACGAGGTGGAGGAGGGCCGGGTCACTGCCCACTGGACCGCGGCCGCACACCTTCACCAGCCCTACGGGATCTTGCACGGGGGCGTGCATTGCAGCGTCGTCGAGACGTTGGCCAGCGTCGGCGCGGCGACGTGGCTCGGGGACAGGGGCAAGGTCGTCGGGGTCAACAACAACACCGACTTCTTCCGTGCCGTGAGCGAGGGGGACCTGCGCTCGACTGCGACCCCGCTGCACCGAGGCCGCTCCCAGCAGCTCTGGCTCGTGGAGACCCTCGACGACCAGGACCGGGTCGTCGCCCGCGGCCAGGTCCGGCTGCAGAACCTCTACCCGACGGCCTGACCCGGCGTACTGCTGTCTCCCTGCGAACCGCAGCTTTCCGTGGCGTCGAACCTGCGCCTTGCAGGGAAACAGGCGAGGTGGGTGACCCAGCCGCGGAACGTACAGCCTTCGGGTGGGCCCCGTGGGACTCGAACCCACAACCCGCGGATTAAAAGTCCGCTGCTCTGCCATTGAGCTAGAGGCCCGCGGTCGTCAGTATGGCCGACCCGGTCAGCCCTGCTCGACCGTGGTGCGGCCCTCGGCCGGCTCGCGGTAGTGCGCCACGATCCTGGAGAACTGCTGCGGCCTGACCTGACGGGCGTGGATCACTGCGTCGGTGCCGTTGGGACGGCCCAGCTTCGTGGTCCAGCCGC includes:
- a CDS encoding NAD(P)/FAD-dependent oxidoreductase, which produces MDTTAKKDQAASGRHRVVVIGSGFGGLFGTKALKHTDADVTVIGKTTHHLFQPLLYQVATGILSEGEIAPPTREVLATQKNTRVLLGEVTDIDLDARTVTHHVLGRETVTPYDSLIVAAGSSQSYFGNDQFAAYAPGMKSIDDALELRGRIFGAFELAEVNAARGENVDHLLTFVVVGAGPTGVEMAGQIAELSRQTLKRDFRSINTRKARVILLDAAGQVLPPFGAKLGLSTKKALENLGIEVQLGAMVVDLDERGIVVQDKNGEKRRIEAVTKIWAAGVQANPLTHTLAEQTGASLDRAGRIGVNSDLTLPGHPEVFVVGDMISLDHLPGVAQVAIQGAKYAAKQIDHRIRGKAPQGPFRYFDKGSMATISRFRAVALVGNLRLTGLAAWLMWLGVHLFYITGFKNQVTALLHWFVTFLSNDRSERTATEQQIFARLALERVAGGTTEFVSAPGEFPTREELEDIAAEEARLTDARERGRAQV
- the crcB gene encoding fluoride efflux transporter CrcB, producing MFGRDPREILAIFVGGAVGALARGLLAEAVPAHPGEWPWATFVANVVAAFLLGYFTTRLLERLPVSTYRRPFLGTGICGGLSTFSTMQVELVRMLQAGAWAVGLGYLLASLVCGLLAMHLATGLVRRVALR
- the crcB gene encoding fluoride efflux transporter CrcB; its protein translation is MSVVLVWAGVMLCGGVGAVLRFTVDGEITRRAVRRLPVGTLLVNLSGAVLLGLVDGLVLDRDAALLVGTGIIGSYTTFSTWMYETHRLAEERQLPVAITNVVLSVVAGVAAAALGLWIGGGL
- a CDS encoding DUF190 domain-containing protein, producing MTQSDMHEALKASWWFGERTRVGGRFFSDVLLDELARHEVASSVLLRATAGFGLAHHLRGDQLLTMSEDPSVLAIAVDRAERMEALLPELADLLPRGMLTVERARLADLLPDTLPGGLDEAIKLTVHLGRHERIGDRRGHLVVCDLLHAHGVAGASVLLGVDGTSRGIRERARFWDRNVDVPAMVVAVGAGEDVARAFGQLRALLPAATMTVERVRVCKRDGVLLARPHPLPTHDASGLGLWQKLSVYTSESDQHAGQPIHRALVRRLRSGGARGATAVRGVWGYHGDHRPHGDRLLQLGRRVPVVTFVVDTPDRIEAAFQVIDEVTGERGLVTSEMVPALRYSGPGTALGGVTRARHRY
- a CDS encoding PaaI family thioesterase; translation: MTAPFRYDVVEMSTEEIEAEREVFGGLAQSIRELAEASLRTTIDPEAADQVRHEIEALTERLRAAQIPGSFGVQLTSGGTVRGHGNAVVGLRNPVAVPLEIERTGDGRARSEFVLNALYEGPPTMVHGGVIALVLDQVFGEAAADGGTPGMTGTLTLRYRKNTPLGKCSAEAWIDRREGVKTFVRGVMRDADGETTVEAEGVFILPRWAREALQRHESAPPRFE
- a CDS encoding PaaI family thioesterase, with product MTTQADQGGFPGAEDLAGAFIEHLGLEFDEVEEGRVTAHWTAAAHLHQPYGILHGGVHCSVVETLASVGAATWLGDRGKVVGVNNNTDFFRAVSEGDLRSTATPLHRGRSQQLWLVETLDDQDRVVARGQVRLQNLYPTA